Proteins co-encoded in one Taeniopygia guttata chromosome 4, bTaeGut7.mat, whole genome shotgun sequence genomic window:
- the LOC121469954 gene encoding uncharacterized protein, with protein MAGPGGSWMLQVYLLALLVHPLDPSSRPERGTSGLLPEELELQDTGNEAGPWGDLALLFWTCFLGDVLVAGVVLGFCWLGKRILRRRRKEQSRDHSGRAGARCRCCRGRGCPTRLMQLLRQNRALLQLCLNHPPRRAPGRGRSAGAVGERRVRSHSAPSSIAARSSGACVTSGIPISRAGDTPASVPRFPTPLPKETDISFSVPLLEVQVA; from the exons ATGGCTGGCCCGGGCGGCTCCTGGATGCTGCAGGTGTACCTGCTGGCGCTCCTGGTCCATCCCCTCGACCCCTCCAGCCGTCCTGAGCGGGGCACCTCGGGCCTGCTTCccgaggagctggagctgcaggacacGGGCAATGAGGCCGGCCCGTGGGGGGACCTGGCGCTGCTGTTCTGGACGTGCTTCCTGGGAGACGTGCTGGTCGCGGGCGTCGTCCTGGGCTTCTGCTGGCTCGGCAAAAGGATCTTGAGACGCCGCAGAAAG GAGCAGAGCCGGGACCATTCGGGCCGTGCCGGAGcccgctgccgctgctgccggggcCGCGGCTGCCCCACGAGGCTGatgcagctgctgaggcagaaccgcgccctgctgcagctgtgcctgaACCACCCGCCCCGCAGGGCCCCGGGCCGAGGGAGAAGCGCCGGGGCCGTCGGAGAGAGGAGAGTCCGCTCCCACTCAGCGCCGAGTTCCATCGCGGCGCGGAGCTCCGGGGCATGTGTGACCAGCGGCATCCCCATCTCCAGAGCTGGAGACACCCCGGCCTCAGTCCCGCGTTTCCCGACACCTCTCCCAAAAGAAACTGACATTTCCTTTAGTGTTCCCCTTCTAGAAGTTCAAGTAGCTTAG